The window CGATTTCATGTTTCAGTTGACTCCCGAAGAGGCCGAATCTTTGAGGTCGCAATTTGCGACCTCAAACAGGGGACGGGGCGGCCGGCGTTACTTTCCGTACGCCTTCACGGAGCAAGGGGTTGCCATGCTGTCCGGCGTACTCAAGAGCCGCCGGGCGGTGCTTGTCAACGTCGAGATCATGCGGACCTTCGTGAAGCTGCGCCAGATCCTCTCATCGCACGCGGAGCTGGCCCGCAAGCTCGAGGAGTTGGAGAAGAAGTACGACAGCCAGTTCAGGGTGGTCTTTGACGCGATCCGCGAGCTCATGAGCGCGGAGCCCGGCGAAAGGCGCCCGGTGGGTTTCCGGCCGTCGCGAAATCCGGGTGAAGCACGCTCGACAGGAATACGCGTATAGTCTGAGCGGTCCGAAGATCGATGGCTCAACCGGAGAGCGCCAGCCCGACGAATGTTCCCGCCTCCCCGACGACGCTGCCCGTCGAGGGCTTCCGGGGCACGCCCGAAGAGATCGAACGCCAGTGGTACGAGCAGGTCTACCGCGGGCGCGGGGACAGCATGCTCCAGCTGACCTGGCGCGCGGTGCTCATGGGTTCGGTGCTCGGCGGTGCGCTCTCGCTCACCAACCTCTATATCGG is drawn from Candidatus Methylomirabilota bacterium and contains these coding sequences:
- a CDS encoding ORF6N domain-containing protein — protein: MTPDSRIARRILFVRGHKVLLDRDLAVLYGVSTKRLNEQVQRNIERFPSDFMFQLTPEEAESLRSQFATSNRGRGGRRYFPYAFTEQGVAMLSGVLKSRRAVLVNVEIMRTFVKLRQILSSHAELARKLEELEKKYDSQFRVVFDAIRELMSAEPGERRPVGFRPSRNPGEARSTGIRV